Part of the Hevea brasiliensis isolate MT/VB/25A 57/8 chromosome 16, ASM3005281v1, whole genome shotgun sequence genome is shown below.
GAAAGCCGCTTTATGTGACATAGCAAAGAGTGGAAAATTtaggaggagaaaaaaaaaaactactgcAAAGGGAGAGCATCTCTCTTTAACAGAGGAAAGAGAGAGAGCTATGATACTTTGGGCTTGCATTGGAGCATCTCATCAAACCAACAAACAAATTAAGAATTAAGATTTTACCAATTTAATTTGACCCAACAACTTTTTGTGGCTTTAATTAACATAATTGCCACCAGAAACACAAGTAATATTACATGTAGATTAGTAGATCAGAATTCTATATATGTTCATGTGCTCTTCTGATCACAATTGCAATTAGTTTATTgacattttttaattttatttataattttaatttcaatttaaaattcaGGGTGGTCTGTAAATGCGGCATATGATGTATATATGATCAAATCATAATAAgattgatttatatatatatatattatattttaataaaattaattaattaattctcatattttaaaaaacataATAATAAGCCTCTATAATTTGATTTTCTAGTCCTCtatgttaatttttttatactAAAATTGCCGTAACCCCATTCTCCTTATttgtcttttcattttttttttctacaccTACACTCTTTTCTTCTTTCACATAAAGTAGTCTATAcagtaaaattttcattttcatttaagAATATTTTTTTCGAAGTATTATGTTTTCaaaatatatgaaataattaattaattttattaaaatagaaagactaaataataatattttataaaatacaaagataaattaattaattttattaaaataaataaattaaataataatttaattagtattgattcataaaaattttgataaaaaataaatatttaataaaaataaaatataaatattaaataatatttttttaaaatataaaaattaaataattaattttattaaaatataaaaattaaataataatttttttaaaattaaatcataatttttttatattaattattttcttgttgcatatctctctctctctctcacatatATTGATGTTTATCCGTGTTGATGATAATGAAAAGTCTTAAATTTTAATGGATTAGACACTTAGACTTCTAACGCCCAACAAATAGGCGGTTGCATTAATTGTTTAAGATGACGTTATTAATTAAGAAAAACAATATGTATTACCAAATCTTtctttgaaaataaaaattaattttcttattatgataaattctaattttaaacaaaattttataattcatattaaaatattatatgttttaaaaaataaagtgatAAGAATTGTGCTTAGTCAAATCTCTCTTTCCATAATTTATTAAGTACTTTGCTCAAATCAAgcatcaaattttatttattttttttttatgaatttaaacttgagaaaatttttatttaaagtatatttatatattaataaactccgcctaagtagtttgcgcttagccggtcccaagcccgggtaaaggaggagggttgcggtaggtgacaaccagcgtaaaaatttcgtcacaccctatgatatggattcaaatgatataaacgttggggcgtcctctactaacgacgcgctacatcggagcccgggtgtagtgataaatatgcaagggtgtagggcgttcaccgaaagcgacgccatACCGCgccggtgtggtgttaagtgagcaagggttcccacatcatggacgggtgtgggtaaagaagttagtccataggacagatagtagaacaaatagtggaacagaacacaagatagatatagaaaacaatagaagatatcatagaaggagaccaattaggaaggagcaggataggaggaggatcagggttggtacttggaatgttggatcacttacaggaaaattaatggagcttgtggataccttggaaaggagaagggtgaatattgcttgcattcaggagactaaatgggtaggagagaaaagtaaggaagtgggtaattcagtacaaactgtggtttacctgaAATGAGAGATATAATTTCGTAGTTgttataatcatagacagaacattgaaagacgcagtagtagctgtgaaaagagtaggagatagaattatactagtaaagctagtactagaaggagaaacaataaatatagttagtgcttatgccccacaaataggactagatagtgagagtaaacaaaggttttgggaagatatggatgatttaatgcaaagcataccgaatgaagagaacgttttcattggtggagatttgaatggacatataggaagtgataggcaaggttatgagaatgttcatggaggttttggttttggcagtcgaaatgaggagggaaaaagcatcctggattttgctatggcatacgacataatattagcaaatacctactttataaaaagagagtcacatttagtgactttcaaaagtgggcaacctagaagccaaatcgacttcctcttaaccaggaagacaaatagagctctatgcaaggattgcaaggtcattccaggagaggctttaacaagtcaacataggttggtggtcttggatgtcaagtttaggaacaattcaagtaaggttagaagaaatagtgtagctcgaacaaagtggtgggagttcaaaggagtaaagcaagtgaagttcaaaaatgagcttctcgagtccgaagtatggaagctagatatggaggccaatgatatgtggatacagatggcatcaaagattagagaagtagctagaaaagtacttggagaatctaaaggacatggaccaccctcaaaagagagatggtggtggaatgaggaagtacaaaaggcagtgaagagaaaaagggaatggtataagaaattacctaaatgtgataataatgaggcatatgaacagtacaagatagcaaagaaagaggcaaaaaaggcagttagtcaagcaagagcacaggcctttgaaaagttatatgagaaacttggaactaaagaaggggagaaagatatttatagattagcaaggagtagagaaaggaaatgtcaagatctcaatcaagttaggtgcattaaggataaagaaggaaaagtgttggtgaaagatgaggacattaaagaaagatggagaaattattttaatgatctctttaataatagtcaaaatggtaatagcgtgaatatagattatagaacaatagaaaagaatgtaaattatactagaaggattcgatctttagaagtaaaggaagcacttaagagaatgaaagtgggtaaagcctgtggacccgatgaaataccaattgaagtgtggaagtatttgggagatatgggagtggcatggttaactaaattatttaataagattctaaactcaaagaaaatgcctaatgaatggaggaagagtattttagtacctatttttaaaaataagagagacatacagagttgctcaaactataggggaattaaactcatgagccatactatgaagttgtgggagagagttgtggagcatcgactacgtcatgatacttctatctctctcaatcaatttggtttcatgcccggtcgttcaactatggaagcgatctttctcattagaagcttgatggagaaatatagagatgggaagaaagatctacacatcgtttttattgatttggagaaggcttatgatagtgttccaagagagatcttatggaatgtgttagaacaaaagagggtatctattaggtacatacaagtattgaaagatatgtatgaaggagcaactactattgtgcgcacaaaggaggggacacaagtgattttccgatctcaattggattacaccaaggatcaccataagcccttaccttttacattagttttagatgaactgacgaaacatatacaagagagtattccttggtacatgatgtttgcggatgatattgttctgatagatgagacacgagaaggagtcaataggaagctagaactttggagaagtgctctagagtcaaagggttttaagttaagtagaacgaagacgtaatacatgcattgcaagttcggtgaaggccaaaccgtgatagggaaggagttagtttgaatggggtggtactgtcccaaagtaatcactttaaatatctaggctcagtccttcaagtagatgggggatgtgaggaggatgttagtcataggattaaagccggatggttgaagtggagacgtgccacgggagttttatgtgatcgtaagattcccaataaattaaaaggaaaattttaccgtactgccatacgaccggctatgttatatggtagtgagtgttgggcactgaaagagtcgtatgcatctaagataagagttgcagagatgagaatgttaaggtggatgagtggccatactagactagataaagtccttaatgagagtatcagagaaaaggtaggagtgatgccaattgaagataagttgagagaagggagattgaggtggtttggtcatatgaatcgtagacatacggatgctccagttagacaagtagagcacattaggttagaggatagaaagaaaaaaaggggtagacctaaattaacttggaggagagtagtacaacatgacttagaagcattacacatttctgaggatttaacccaaaatcgttcagagtggaaaaagcgaatccatatagccgaccccaaatttttgggataaaggcttagttgagttgagtatatttatatattaataatttaattataataattaattataataaaatttatataaatctcattataattaataattataattaaattattataaatatatcgattttattatataatttttttataatcgaTCAATTATCATAAGCTATGTTATGTATTCAGCATGTTTAACCCTTGTGTTCAACTCAGAAACTGTAGACAATACTGCAGATCGACCTTTAAACTATAAATCAAAACATGTCACCTTCCAGAATATATATGTATATCATCTTCAAGAACAAATGTAAGAACTAAGAATACGACTGAACAATACTGCAAATCCATGCATATGTAAAAATTCTaacggtgggggggggggggggagagaggaAATAAAGTGGAGTGCATTCAATTGGACCTTGAACTGCCTTTGCAATTCTAGGGAAGGTTTCAACGAACCTGAAGGGTAGCAGAGAGCAACCCCCCTGCCCATGgttaagaaagaaaaatcagtggAAGAGAAAAGAGCTCAATGGAAAGAGGTATGCTTTCTGTGAGACGTGGAAGAAGGCAGGAAGAATAGACATCAACATTCATTCATGCATTGATTACATGAATCTCCTCATCCAAATCAAAatcagtaaattttttttttcaccttttttttaattaaaaaacagGCCTTGAAGCCCTTGtactctttattttattttattttttttaattattgtgagcgcttatatttttatttttctcatccagccttgttttaataaatttaattaaaaattattaaattcaactaaaacaattaaaaataattaaaaaataaaagttggatgttaaaaattaaaaagtataagaattaaaattgtattttattaaaaaatatatattttttattagctTCATACTAAAATAGAGGCTTCACAAATGAAATTGATATTAAAGTTCATTGATAATTAAAATGAGTTCTAGTAATTAATGTTAAATTGcattattaatttcaattttaaattccatatgtatttaaaagaaaaactcaactcaattcaagtaagtttttatcccaaaaatttgggttggctatatagattctctttctccactctaaacaattttgaAATAAATCCttggaaatatgtaatgcttctaagttatgttgtactactctcctctaagtcagtttaggtctatccattttctttctatcatctaacctaatgtactctatttgtctaactggagcctccgtatattTACGTTTTacatgatcaaaccacctcaatttctcttctctcaacttatcctcaattgataTCACtcttacattttctctaatactctcgggACTTTgtttagtatgaccactcatctaccttaaaagcaagaattagaaaaaaaaattggaaaatTAAAATGTTCTCATATAGAAGAGAATGCATGCATCATGCAGTCCCCTAAATATAGTGATTAGTAGTAATAATTAGTGATTGGTAATCGTTCCTCTAATAAATGCCATATTTACTACATTTCACTTAGTTTTTGTAACTCTCATAAGAcgtccaaactccaataatctcCATATCCTTCTCCTCCCTATAAGGATTATTCCATTTATCCGTGCACGCACTCTCTCGCTTACATGAAAATAGATAGAGTCTACCTTTTTAATGCACGAGGACTCGCTTTTATACGATTAAGGCAACACTAAATTTATTTGCTCCCGTGTACCATAGAATTTTCCCTCCCCATATATATTATAACAGCAACTCATCCCCTCTGTCATCTCTCCAAATCAccaatcctctctctctctctctctcaaatggATTCTAAAAGAAATGAACAACTAATGAACATTCCAAAGAAAGAGAATACACATGACACTGATTGCTTCTTCAtggatgaatcctttgaaaagtaaTTTTCTTCATCACTTATCCACTACTCCTGGAACATGGCAGTACGTAGAATAATTATAATGTTAAGtttcaatttttttacttttgtttTTTGCTGCCATATATGCATGCAGACTTTCAGAACTGCCATCACTGGAGAGCATCTTGGAGTTCGATTCTATCTCTTTACCatatgataccaattttgggttcGACGGATTTCAAGACCTGAACATTAATGATTACTTTTTGGGGAACAATTCTTGGGATGAAGATGTTGTAGTCGACGCAAAGCCTACCATAGACAACATTGTTAAGTGTGATGATGATTTTGGAGCTACTTCAAgcaaggaaaaggaaaagagggTAGTAAGTGGAAGGAAGAGATCTGCTCCATTAGAATTGGTGGAGATTCGAAAGCACTTTGATGTGCCCATTACGAAAGCAGCCAAGAAAATGAAGGTGGGATTAACTGTTTTGAAGAAGAGATGTAGAGAACTCGGCATAACGAGATGGCCTCACAGAAAAATCAGGAGCTTGAAGTCTCTTATCAGCAATGTCAaggtatatttaatttaatttgggtTTGTTTATGTATATGAGATCATAACTTGTTTGATGTAATTACTAAATGGGTGTAAATTAACATATGCAGGAGATGGGGCTGACTAATGAAATAGTGATGCTAGAGGAGCATCAAAGGCTTCTAGAGAAAAAACCAGATATGGAGCTGAATGATTCTACAAAGAGGCTTAGGCAGTCCATTTTCAAAGCAAATTACAAGAAAAGGTGCTTGGCAGCTCATCATGCTTGACTTTACCCTCTTGCTGATgtgttttttcttttatttcgtaAACAGGGAATAGAAAGGGGAAAACTTGCTGCTTTGAGGAAGCAGTTTTTTAGACATTTGGTGCGCACacattgggtatattttatatatgatatatataaaaatataggcaGGGAATATAATTAGAATCAACGCTCTGTAGATGAAGGTATATATGAGTATTGGATACTGATTAGATTTTGCTAGGTGTTTTTAGTTATTAGTTAAGTTGATAAATTCTCCTTAATTTTGTTGAAATCTTTGCAGGATAATTAACTTCCATAATGCTAATCTTTTATTAAAGTCATCACCAGTGTTTTCACTGCAGTGGAAAATTAGTAAGAGCATGCCAATAGGGCAGTGAGATTAAGTCAAAGAAAGCATCTCAATTTCCTCTTTGTTATCAATCTTTCTACTCGCACTTTAACAGCAGATACAATAATATTTATcactataaataataaaaattattccaATAAATTAAGTAGATATCATTATATTCATATTATCCCCATAGAAATAACCATATCATTGTTGCCAAAAATTATAGAGATAAATTATATGAGCTTGATAGGCAAATGGTTGAGAAAAGTATATGCATAATAATAGTTAATCGTATCAGTTGACATTTAAGCAAATTCATTAGTAATATTAAGTAAACATCAGATGATACTAAGTTGGCAGCATTTATCCAAATATTATTACATTATCAAATTAACTAAGCAGGAACTATTGTCTTCAACATTGTTCCTATATATACAAAATTTCAACCAAACATGGCAGGGGAATTAGAGCACACCACTTGGAATTGGACTTTACCAGGTCTAGAAGATCAAAAGTTGGCATTTGGTGATAAATTACTGGCTTATTATCTGTCTCAATTTCTCTGCTGCCTACGTCTCCATGGGACCACCTGCTTAAAGCTTTCATAGATGTTTGTCTGCAGTAACAAATTACAATAATTCATCATTAAACACCACTTTTAAACATCAAAAACCTGAAGAAACCAAATGACTCTCAAGAGAAATAACTATATTTACAAGCTTCCAAGGCGCACGCATTGTTTTGGAAATTTTTCAAGTGAAGTACTTCCCCAGGAATCAATCAAGAAAATCAATGGCTTCTGAGGAAGAAAGAACCATTAACCTTCCTTAATTACTAATTAGCACCATTTATAAATAGTGttttgcattaaaaaaaaaaataaagaattggTACGCTTACCCACAAATGTGATCTTGTGGAAGAGAAACTCAAGAAGCTGGACTTCCTTCTAATCCTTGTGATTTTCACCTTTGTACTAAGACCACCATCACCACTATCAAAAACTGGGGAAGATGAAAAGTCAACACTGCCTTCAACAACCTCTTTATTCCTTCTAAAACTCCCCCACCGGCTAGACCCAAATATCATTCTCCCCTTATTTCCTCTCCTGCCCAGGTTCTCTAAGCTACTAAAGGACGACATTCCTTTCCCAAACGACAGCGACCTAGAGCGAGACCGAGAGTGACCCAAATAAGGTCCATCCAAGATAGTGGTAGGAGAGGGAAGGTTATTGACTTTGGCTTCACATAACAGCCTCGGAGGCAACTCTAGGCATCTTGCAGTCTTCGACTTGGGCTGCTGCTCGTTGGTGGTGGTGCAGGGTCGGGGCTTTCCTGGTGCTTCCTCCCACTGGAATGGAACTGAGGCTAAGGTATGGATAGGTGGAGTCGGTAACCCTTGTGGCTCATTTGACTTGCTTCGAAGCGAAAACAGGGGGAGCCTAGGTGTAGGACTTGCTTCAGAACCcatagttttgaaaattttatctTCTTTTCTGTGTCTAAACGATCATGCAGGAGTGATTCTCAATAGAAAATAGCAGATACCCAGTTGGTATTCTGAATTTCTGATGAGGATTATGAGGTTATTAGGTAGGTGTTGaagaatcaaagttgttcttataGGTGGAGaaagttttgttttttttttttccgggTAGGTAGAAACAGAGAAATGGTGATGGTGTTGAATGTGAATGGTGAGGAAGGAGAGGAACGCTCCTAGCGCTTCTTCTTCACGAGTTTCTTTCTCACACGGCTGGGCAAAGGGAGGGTCCCACCTTGGTTTATTACTGTAACGATCATTAACGGTCAATTGTTTCTTCTCAAAAGTCATAgaaggagaaaatgagagagagagaaagaccaatctttatttatttatttttgataataAGACCAATCTTAATTAGCTACTTGTTTTCATTAATTAAGGTGATTAGATGCTAATGGGGACTGATGATTTTTGATGATGATAAGGTAATGGCAAGCCAATTGGATAATTGAAACCCTTACCTAACAAAAAATATTATCTAAGCCGGccttatttaaaaagaaaattgtttatttttcatttctcaatagaaaaaatatttaaaatatatttaattttaataatttgtaaagtaaaaatatgaaaaaataaaaataacagaTTGGAGCCATATCTATTATTCTCTAGCTAGtatgatttttaatttaaatccaATGACGTTAATGCAAGGATAATAATATTTCttctttattaattataatttgattttcttaataaatattttaaaagtaaTATATTAAATACACCAATAAGCCAACAGACGCGTATGCTAAAGGGAAGTGGgagtggctaaaaatggagagaaaTGCCACACCAACAAGTTGTCATCTGTTCATATGTGGAAAATGCCCAGAACTCATCACGTAATGAAAGGGATTGATGTCTACTATTACCATATTCATTAAAAAtaccaatgaatttttttttttttaataatttcaagtgacccaaattttttttttcataatttaattatttttatgtacTAAAAAAATATAGGATTAAACATTTATTTTCTTCTAACTTATTACATGATTCGGTATTAAATTTGGTCCATACATTGTTTAAGAAAAATCAACAATGACGGATTTTGAGGTAAATTTAgtctattatatttttattataataatataatatgaaTAAACTTAAGCCTAAAATCAATTCATAGATTGGTTAAGGATGGATTTAATTTTGAGTTTGTCATTGGCACAATTAGATTTCATTTAATTCTCGTGTTTAATTAAATTCAACTACTTTTATAAAATAGAAATACTAATTTGCACGACTCATTTACACTTTATAAAAAGAACcataaaaaaaaaggtaaataatatgattaatttctttttctttctttttttttttgtttaaagtTACTTTTAAAAGGTCATAATAACATATGAATTACAATACTACATGATAAGAGTAACCGTCTGCTTCTATGACTCTTATTATAAAATCGAAAAGGAACTCAAATTTAATTTAGGAAACATGTAtccatttttttaatataaatatttgaaaatgtatttttcaaatttttaaaaattaattaaattttaaaaatagctTCACATTATTTTCCTTTGAGGAAATTACTAAAAAATATGAACTTTTAACATTTTTTTTGCAATTCTaccttaaattaatatatatat
Proteins encoded:
- the LOC110635787 gene encoding protein RKD4-like, whose amino-acid sequence is MDSKRNEQLMNIPKKENTHDTDCFFMDESFEKLSELPSLESILEFDSISLPYDTNFGFDGFQDLNINDYFLGNNSWDEDVVVDAKPTIDNIVKCDDDFGATSSKEKEKRVVSGRKRSAPLELVEIRKHFDVPITKAAKKMKVGLTVLKKRCRELGITRWPHRKIRSLKSLISNVKEMGLTNEIVMLEEHQRLLEKKPDMELNDSTKRLRQSIFKANYKKRCLAAHHA
- the LOC110635744 gene encoding uncharacterized protein At4g00950 isoform X1 → MGSEASPTPRLPLFSLRSKSNEPQGLPTPPIHTLASVPFQWEEAPGKPRPCTTTNEQQPKSKTARCLELPPRLLCEAKVNNLPSPTTILDGPYLGHSRSRSRSLSFGKGMSSFSSLENLGRRGNKGRMIFGSSRWGSFRRNKEVVEGSVDFSSSPVFDSGDGGLSTKVKITRIRRKSSFLSFSSTRSHLWKPLIFLIDSWGSTSLEKFPKQCVRLGSLQTSMKALSRWSHGDVGSREIETDNKPVIYHQMPTFDLLDLVKSNSKWCALIPLPCLVEILYI
- the LOC110635744 gene encoding uncharacterized protein At4g00950 isoform X2; the encoded protein is MGSEASPTPRLPLFSLRSKSNEPQGLPTPPIHTLASVPFQWEEAPGKPRPCTTTNEQQPKSKTARCLELPPRLLCEAKVNNLPSPTTILDGPYLGHSRSRSRSLSFGKGMSSFSSLENLGRRGNKGRMIFGSSRWGSFRRNKEVVEGSVDFSSSPVFDSGDGGLSTKVKITRIRRKSSFLSFSSTRSHLWTNIYESFKQVVPWRRRQQRN